A window of Sebastes umbrosus isolate fSebUmb1 chromosome 6, fSebUmb1.pri, whole genome shotgun sequence genomic DNA:
TAGCCTCATATATTTTCTTGAAGATTAGTAGGTCTCATTCTTACAGTAAATGTCCAAATAATGCTAGCAGACAGTAGGTAAAATACAAGTCaagtttatttctatagcacatttaaaacaacatgagctgactaaagtgctttacagacataggcagaataaaaacaggtcaacagagcagacaacaaaatcacacacatccacagacagagaccaagataaaaatccatgagtaaaagactgttataatgagcattataaaaggccaattagtcaTCACAATTtaagtacattcaaaagccaaagaaaagaggtgggtcttgagctgtgctttgaaagactccgtagagggagcagatctgATGTGGTGAGGCCTACTGTGTTTCAACAGTCAGCCATTAAAAGATGATTCAGAGTAAGAACACCTGAGCCAATCAGCTGCCagtatttgttatatttgttcacTGTTCAGAGTGAAGCCCCacccccagcagcagcagcacctgagGGTGCAGCCAGGTCAACCCTCAGCTGCTCTGTCTCCATCACTTCAGCACTGACAGCAGGCGACGATGCACCTGCGACACCTTTTACTCTGGCTGCTTTTAGCACAAAGCTGTGCGGAGTTGGAGCTGCCCATGTGCAAAGAGGTGAGGAGATTCAAATTGGTTTATTGTTTGGCATTTCTACATTATGAATAACAACCGACCCAAAGCTAAAATTACTCAGGTTTCAATTGTtccatacatgtatatatattaagGTTTGATCAGGTAATTGATTATGAATGAGCAGCAGTTGGAAATGTCATTTAAATCCAGcaacatttctgaaaatgttGAAAGATTTTGCCTCTTAAACAGCTTCACCCAGTTCCACATATGTATGATAATGCAGGGAAACCTGTTCAAGTTTGACTTTTAgcctttaaaattaaaattttctAATGGTATATTTGAATTCCAACAATCCCACAGTGTTGATTTTAGCAGGACAAGTAAAACACGTTGGCCTCCTTCACATATTGTGAGTGGGAAATGAACATATGTTTAGCAAGTGTTCGAACTACATTACATTAGTCACTTCTGCTTGCTTCTGGGTTTTTATGGTTATCACACACTTGTTGTACTAAAACATCCATATGTTACATCGTCTGCCATGCTCTCCTCGCCCTCTGTATCTGTTTCCAATTTGCATAGTAGTGCAGTTTGATATTActcaaaacatttcttttttatcagCATACTTTTACCACAGAGTTTGTGTAACTAAGATATGAGAGCTGTACAGGAAAAGTTAGCACAAGAGATCTCTTGTAGTTTGAGTCTATTGTAGCTTTTAGGTGATGATGATTTAGGGAAGGAGGTGAGTTGGTTTCCATGCCAGTCCATTGACCGTGAGGCACAGCGGTCATTATGTCCCGTTGCCTTGGTTTCCTCATGTTTGTTTAAAGGAGGCGATTAGGCTGCAGCACATCCCCACTTCGATGCATTTTTACATCAGGTCCTCCCACCCAAACACACGTTCATGTGATACCCCCGACCACAGCTAATGTGGCAGCTCTAATCGAAAACACAGACCCAGAggagtgctgctgctgtgtttctgttaaCTATTAATCCCACAAGGCTGTGTGTGGCCTTGGATTAGTCTGGCTTTCCTTGGAATAATACAGCCCGCTGTTGACCAAGATTACACTGTGTGCTCGCTCGCGACTCAGAAGGTGTCAGATCATCAAGATGATAACCTTTGACGTTATGTCACATCTCAAATTACATAATTCCGGGTGGGACGGTGTTTGTCAGTCACCTACTGTCAGTATCTCCAAAAGCACgtcaaacaaatacaacaaaagctTTGCACCTGAGCTCCTGCTGTTACCAAAGTTCCGCGACAATGCTGAAAATTGCATGTTTACAGAAGGACTGGACTAATCAGCATTTCTACCCCCTTGGCTGAGCAAATAAACCCTGAAGGGAGTTTTACTGGTGCAGAGTAGCAGCAGCACATCCTTGATGAGTGAGATTAAAACAACAGTTGGGAAGGCCTCCTGGGCAAATATTAGCCGTGACTTTTATTTGGAAAAGAGGCTTGCCTGGTTTTGGAAAAGGAATTCCAAAGTTATAAAACAATCTGatgagctcattttaatgacagcCCAATTTGCTCTTCACATGCACGCTGACTTTGTGTATCAATAAAAGTTATTTGATGTACTTCTATGGTGTGCATGTGGTGTGTTTTTATCCAGCTGTGTGAAACTAACACCTGTGTTTTGTCCCTGCAGTCGGATTATCACTTTGAGTACACAGAGTGTGACGTGCTTGGGTCACGATGGCGAGTGGCGGTTCCCAACAAAGCTGACATATGCACAGGCCTCCCAGATCCAGTCAAAGGCACTCAGTGCAGTGAGTGTCCTACTCTTATATCtccttttatacattttatgcaCACACTCAATCTGAATCacagctttaaaggaacaatgtgtaacaattagggggatctattggcagaaatggaatataatattaataagtatgttttctttagtgtataatcacctgataataagagtcgttgtgttttcgttagcttagaatgagccgtttatatctacatagagagcgggtcctcttcacggagtccaccatgttgcaccgccgtgtttctacagtagcccagaatagacaaaccaaactgtttcctgcttgggccgaagtcgataacgttactcgctcctgtcgCCGCCGCTATCTCTTTTGCTttaccactcacttcccattttacacacacactctatgcactggctctgctccaaatgacctacgttACTCTTACAACAAATGGCTCTAGGGGGATATTCACATTTTCACGTCCACCACTGcagctctccaacatgcttggaacacgggagaggcttcagttggctgcaatctcGTCACCTccccgctagataccaccagatcctacacactggacctttaaaggggcagtgtgtaacatttcaggggatctgaaactaagaatctttagcttagaatgagccgttcatatctacatagggagacgtagtccgccatgtttctacagtagcccagaacggacaaaccaaacactgactctagagaaagcctttcatgtttttacgttacctgaaggccaccgtagttctccaacatgcttaTGAAACTGCAgaaatgtgagccgcagagtgcaaaaccgtggtcccgccagccgccgtctgacctcCGTTGCTcccaaagtagtgttattatggatggattaaggatgacctctgagggAGGCGAACGGCgtcaccacggttttgcaccacaatcttggaaaggaaggagtgagaggaggggaactcagttggttgcaatctacaaccacGCCACTAGATGCCACAAAATCATACACGCTGTATCTTTAACATGTAAATCTTAAATTGTTACCACACTTTATCCTCTATCTGTCTCTTGTCAAGTTGTCGCCATGATACATTTCCAATGtggcctctctctttcttttcatctcaCAGCCTTCTCCTGTAGCGAGGGGGAGTTCCTCGACATGCAGTCGCAGCAGTGCCAGAAGTGTGCTGTAGGCACCTACTCTCTGGGCACCGGCGTGGCCTTTGATGAGTGGGACAGCCTGCCGTCTGGTTTTGTCACCCACGGGGTGACCACGAATGGCAATGATGACCCCACAGACTGCTCCAAGTTAGTATATACCTcagcagttgttgtttttatgagtCTTGGTTTCTTAGTTTCAAGAAAATGATCAAACTACTCTGCTGCTGATGTTTCTCCAGCTCAACCTGGATACCAAAGGGTGATTACGTAGCCTCAAACGCAGATGAGTGCACTGCAACTCTGTCCTACGCTGTGAGCCTGAAGAAACCTGGAACCGTGTCCTTTGAATATTCCTACCCTGACAGCAGCATTTACTTTGAGTTCTTTGTAAGTGTTTTAAAATGACTGTTGATGTTGACAAAGATGGCTGTTTTTAGGTGGTTTGTTTGGTCACCTCTGGATCTTTTCTCCCCACCGTAGGTTCAGAATGACCAGTGTCAGTCTACAGACTCTAAGAGGAGGTGGATGAAGATCTCTGAGAGCAACTTCAGCAAATACATGGTTTGTCTGAGTGTAGCACTTCATTACATTCTGGATAATTCAGATTAGAGGAGCTCTCTTTTGTTCCTCCCTCATGTTCACATTCACTCTGTGCAGGTTGAGCTTAACAGCGGCAACAATGTGCTGTATTGGAGGACGACTGCGTATACTCTGCAGGGCAGCACTGTCAATCCCGTGCTGTTAAGAAACATCGCCATCTCAGGTAGATCATGATGTTTGTGTGCAGcagtcttaaagaggacctattatgcttttgtggtTAGTCCCTTTccttttagtgtgttatatagttttttgtgcatataaaaggtctgcaaagtttcAAAGCCCGAAGTCcactccaaagggagttactctcccccacagaaacactgctcctgaactgtctgaaacacctcgcttgaagcatggatgtattaagagagctGGAAACAGCGTTGGAGACGGCtctcgttcattcctatgagagttacTCAGtgagcatgaagccaaaatggctcaattgccgagtgataaagtacccggattaTCCGGTGATCTTCCGCATTCACTGGGCCCacagagcaggcgcagtagcatttcctttaactccgcctcccagccctcgctccagcctcggtctgggtctcattcacatgaacagaggaaaggaaataactctggatttagCTATTAGTGCTTTTTACagcttttaggacctaatgatttaaataagggctattagagtgttcgtactgggaagttgatttacctcaaaaaaaattatccgctgagttacagacatctctttcccaatgtaagtctaagggaaaaaatattttttttgcccaaagGCATCACTTGACGGACACGGacgttgtagtaccaccgtttggccaatacggaaatttgcttcacagtgctcttcctgggggcttggcttgaagtcccgccctttcttccgtaacatggtgatgtcaccaagtaacacattttgcctagcgactagtttggcatgccctctaACAAAGctagcggagctggagcggagtccgaagagtttggttcggttgaccaatcacaacagtgggccagctgaccaatcagggcagactgggctttttgggaggcaggagctaaaacagagcgtttcagacagacagagggtgaaaagaggtgctgcagcacagccggtctgagaaaagtaaagtgttttttaaacattaaagcttgtaaacatgttcaagtaaaAACTCCAAATACaattatgaacataaaaataagcataacaggtcctcttttaACTCCTTTTTCCTGGTAATGATTGCAAGTTGATTGCTGGTTTTCTTCCAGGGGTGGCCTACACATCAGAGTGCTTCCATTGTAAACCCGGCACACACAGTGCCAAACCAGGATCCGCCCGCTGTACCCCCTGCCCTGCTGAGAGCTACTCCAACAAGGGTGCCACCGTTTGCCATCAGTGTGAAAAAGACACATATTCAGGTATGCATGTTTGCATTTTAACGCTTTGTCCACAAACTCCAGTCATATCATTGATCAACGTACTCTTTAACTCGTCATTTGCatgttgtcacacacacacacacacacacacacacacacacacacacacacacacacacacacacacacacacacacacacacacacacacacacgcacacacacatacacacacacacacacacacagacaccaacgcacacacacacgcaaggtAATCTGCATGCAAATACTGCATTTACTGCCTAAGTGTGTGAGGTTTGTCTTATCTCTGGATCTTAATGTGAGCTGTGTGTTTTCCCTCGTCCCCGCCCGCCACCACCCTCTGGCTCGGTTTCTGTTTTTCCAGAGGCTGGTTCAGGGAGCTGCAAACTGAGACCTGCGTGTACAAACAGTGACTACTTCTACACCCACACTCCCTGTGACTCTGAGGGAAAGGTAAAGTAGAAAATGacatgacgtgtgtgtgtggaggcagaGTTCAGTAgaggcaaacacacaaacagagggagaTTTCACCTTGAAAGTATCTAGCAGCCATCTGGTGTAACTATTAGGTTTCTTTACATATGAATCATCTGGGCATCTGGTGGCTTTTTTCATGTATTCATGTCTGCCTCGCTGTGTGTCTCAGACTCAGCTCATGTACAAGTGGATCGAACCAAAGATCTGCAGTGAAACTGTTAAAGGAGCCGTGAAGCTGCCCGCATCAGGGGAGAAGCAAACCTGCCCTCCGTGTAACCCGGGTTTCTTCGTCACCAACTCCACCTGTGAACCCTGCGACAGAGATTTCTACTCAAACGGAACAGGTACAGAATCAGTACACTCCTTATACTCTATCTTACATGCatgtcagatttattttgtactgtCATACATGTGTACTTACCAAAGCTGTTGATCATTTGACATTAAAATATCagttaaaggcacagtgtgtaggatttaatggcatctagtggtgtggtcgcagattgcaaccaactgagttcccctccgctcactcctccctttccaagactgcggtaatgtgagccgccgagtgcaaataCACTGCagagtgattatacactaaagaaaacatagttatggatattatgttccatttctactaatagatcccccgaaatgttacacactggtcctttaatatgGTTTTAATAAACGATAATTTACAACCTTTGTGCTAAAAAGAGTCAGCAGTGTTGCTGTAGAAATTTTAAATTGATTAGATGTGTTGACTGCAGAGTaatacatgtaaaaaaatatctatatatataaaactgtcaaaaaagTTTGAACTCTgaatgtttcctgttttattttccatttttttaatgtgttccctgacataataacacattatttaCTCACAACAGCCTGTGCTAAGTGCCCCGTGGGCACGGAGCCAGTGGTGGGTCTCGAGTACAAATGGTGGAACACAATGCCGAGCAACATGAAGAGCACCATCTTCCGCAGAGAGTTTGGCGACTCCGAACACAGCACGGGTGAGAAACTTCATATCAGGCAACACAGACAGCACAGCAGCAGAATGATAATCACCACAGTCAGAAAGAAAATACTCTAAAAGCACAGAACAGAAGGGTGACAGAATTACTAAAACAGCCAGAGGTTGAAGGACAAATGAACATCCAAAAAGCAATTATAGTGAATAGGAAAAATGTAAGATAAGGACAAAGAGATATGGAGAGTAAAATACAGGATGTAGTGCATAAAATATTGTTCAAGTACAAAGGTTCAAAAGCTGGTAAGgttattttgtcaaactactatttCTAAGGTAAAAAATTTACTTACGTGTTCAAACTCTGCATTACTTATAGCACTGGTTCACAACCTGGgaactcctcctctcctccttcttaaaaatatatacagttggcctatatctcagaattttattcatttctgtgaagaaaaataaattaaattgtttgaAATTTTttaagtttggattattatttaatatataaacaggataaaggCACGGTGAAcacctgaacacaagttatacTCACAGAGCCTTCCTCTGCTAAACAGCGTCCTCGTCCTGCTTTAGAAAAGTAcccagttaaaacaaccaaagaactaatagaacaatggccaagtaTCAGGAAGAAGACAACatttgaatttgtcaaaaaagaagcctattaaatgtgtatgattgttaaaacttaaaaaaagacataattcAGACAgataattgtattaaaagttcctaaaaattaCAGGAAAagtcatctctgatgcaatattcacaggaaataatctgctcaaattTGCTAATTTttcacaaacttcctgcagttattgtgttcactatttgggttaaatgtacagtttatcaggtgttctgtactgttattgttatgcattgaatataatgtaaaatatccataaaaagTATGATAGAAAAGTGGTCAGTTTGGGGACAACTGACATGTGGTAGTAACTTATGGTTTGATCATAATTTACAGTATAAGTATGTTAGAGGAGTTATTTTAAAGATGGTGCACCTGAATTATTGTGTGTCTGCATTACTAGAAGGATAGCATTGAAGTgtgttactgttttgttttaatgttactTGTTACGACAGCATGGGAGGTGGCTGGAGAGTATGTCTACACCACACCCGGGGATCAGGACACAGACTACCTGATGCTCACGCTCAACGTCTCTGGATACAGGTGAGAAGTCAAACATGCTCCCTAAAGGAATTAAGCATCTATATAAAGTATACACTGTATCCCAGTTGGAAaacactgaatgaaacatcacttGTTTCCACAGGCTGCCTCAGTCCGTGACCAAAGTCAGTGAAAGCAGCGAACTGTCTCGCATCACCTTCGTCTTCGAGACCACGTGTACAGCCGAGTGCAAATTTTACTTCCTGGCAGTGAGGAGAAATGTTCCAACACGTTAAGAAGTAAAGCTTGCCATCAGAatgaatatgtatatatgaGGTATGTATGTATTTCTCTGCAGGGTTATAACCAGTGGAATAATGATGTGGTGGAGAATTGGAAAGGCAGCAACAGCAAACAGTCGTACTCCTACGTGATCCAGAGCAACAGCACCGTCAGCTTCACCTGGACGTTTCGACGAACGGAGGAACTCGACGTGGTGAGACACAATATCACTCTTGATCTATGACCCTCCAACAGCTTTAGTCCCTCAGCcttaaaaatcattttaaagtaaTAGGTAGAAAAATATTAATTGCTGTCTCATTCAGTTCCCTtcatcctatatatatatactcttgTCTCTCTCATTGTTTCTCCTTTTTCGTTTCTCCCTCGGTACAACACTTTATTATGTctgattttaaaggaacagtttgcaAATTTAGCGATAAAATATAGGGAATTCATTTACAAATTATGGCTGTAATACGTTCAAAATTCTCACTAAAATTTTTTACGACACACTGCTGTAGCATCATGTTTGCTTTTTGCTGATTTGTGGAGTGTTTTAGCACTGAGAGTGAGTTTGCAAGTGAGTGGGTTATTGCACTGAACTCTAGAGGGCAGTTTGGAGCTTTGTGTCTACTTTGAAACACAGCACATGAACTACATGAGAACTGAGACACCTTTGTGTTTGTCTCCCATCAGGAGAGGAAATACAGCGCTGATGCTGCAAAGATCTTCTCCATCCACATCACCAATGTGATCGGTGGCGTGGCCTCTGAGTGTCGCCGCTGTGCCCTGAGCTCCGTCGAGGCCGGCTCCGCCTGTGTTCCCTGCCCG
This region includes:
- the elapor1 gene encoding endosome/lysosome-associated apoptosis and autophagy regulator 1, with the translated sequence MHLRHLLLWLLLAQSCAELELPMCKESDYHFEYTECDVLGSRWRVAVPNKADICTGLPDPVKGTQCTFSCSEGEFLDMQSQQCQKCAVGTYSLGTGVAFDEWDSLPSGFVTHGVTTNGNDDPTDCSNSTWIPKGDYVASNADECTATLSYAVSLKKPGTVSFEYSYPDSSIYFEFFVQNDQCQSTDSKRRWMKISESNFSKYMVELNSGNNVLYWRTTAYTLQGSTVNPVLLRNIAISGVAYTSECFHCKPGTHSAKPGSARCTPCPAESYSNKGATVCHQCEKDTYSEAGSGSCKLRPACTNSDYFYTHTPCDSEGKTQLMYKWIEPKICSETVKGAVKLPASGEKQTCPPCNPGFFVTNSTCEPCDRDFYSNGTACAKCPVGTEPVVGLEYKWWNTMPSNMKSTIFRREFGDSEHSTAWEVAGEYVYTTPGDQDTDYLMLTLNVSGYRLPQSVTKVSESSELSRITFVFETTCTAECKFYFLAGYNQWNNDVVENWKGSNSKQSYSYVIQSNSTVSFTWTFRRTEELDVERKYSADAAKIFSIHITNVIGGVASECRRCALSSVEAGSACVPCPPGHYMVNGTGACKSCPPNTFIRANHPVGEAACVQCGPNTQRNKAYTACLSDCALDVQTNGGAPLHYDFSPLSNVTGFHSSPRFTSKGLRYFHRFNLGLCGKEGRVPATCVENVTEGGREVKGYVCQSTVVPSDIRSQSVVSTQPFIIGDSLIGVTTDTSLSSISSPTWLFPSASGLQDVIFYYKSSETTQACKQGRSSTVRLRCDPTVTAKDYITLPSNCSEGTCDGCTFHFLWQSQHACPLCTKNHYREIVSACIQGIQRTTYVWQQPLQCYGGESLPEQKVSACVTLDFWLKFGVSTGTIAAVLLISISCYFWKKTRKLQYKYSKLMMSSGGKECELPTADSCAIMEGEDAEDDLMDLTKKSFFTKIKSFSRERTADGFDSVPLKSSYSRQFIEEEDSDNA